In one Rutidosis leptorrhynchoides isolate AG116_Rl617_1_P2 chromosome 8, CSIRO_AGI_Rlap_v1, whole genome shotgun sequence genomic region, the following are encoded:
- the LOC139861177 gene encoding protein argonaute 2-like, translating to MDHQTNYNRGGYRGGRNTGTGGYRGGRNTRSGGYRGSTPPQDGGAAAGGGRGYLPQQQYSNNQPPEQYGGGRGYGGGRDGGGGRGYGGGRDGGGGRGNGGGRDGGGGRGYGGGRDGGGGRGNGGGRDGGGGRGYGGGRDGRDGRGNGGGRDGGGGRGYGGGRDGGRNGGQPSYRTPYVGQNVDGVSDRVPDWRTVSCGGFGETQGQSQRVDSTSHVLTQLTDSVTDLSIQEVGPNVPIKRPDHGTVAVRSVKLLVNHFPVKFDPSNSILRYDVDIKLEASSSATRSVKKTISKSDQRLIQDKLCSLYPDQFPLLQTAYDGEKNIFSAVSLKPGTYTVELFGRSYSCTIKYGNELNLSKLQEFISRNATQLPREVLQALDVVTKAVLFREKVSVGRGMYPRVHLREDDLRCGVAGYRGFQQSLKVTANGLVMCLDYSAVPFRKRMPVIDFLKECIWEIKDVNDIAKFGNEVIMALRGLRVSVTHRRTNQKYIVSGLTEKLTKDISFDLEDPEGKEKPKVVMLTKYFKEKWEKEIVYKYIPCLKLGNSKKPSYVPMEFCILAEDKRYPKEDLGKEAARKLKELSLLAPDNRRREIGRMVREEYETGSPGSQVIQNFEISVGMDMTEVDGRVLAPPKLKLGSLSGKTNIVTVDKYKCHYNLMKGKTFVTGKAAERWALIDFSQGDRRNWLDVDSFIQKLMNRCASIGVPMKNPLMVHQTDMRELSNSDTIRDLFEWVVNECRKKAEGQLQLVVCVMAYKHDGYKNLKWVTETEIGVLTQCCLFQNANNASDQFLANLAMKINAKLGGSNVELNERFPHFKVEDRVMFIGADVNNPAASNKLSPSVAAVVGSVNWPSATRYAARVSPQSHRKEEIVNFGNLCLNLINTYAKMNGGVKPNKIVVFRDGVSDAQFDMVLNKEMVDMKKAIYTETYRPFVTFVVAQKRHTTRLFPNNDADSGNVPPGTVVDTTIVHPVEFDFYLCSHFGGIGTSKPTHYSVIWDENHFSSNEMQELIYHLCYIFARCTKPVSLVPPVYYADLVAYRGRMFQEVVMEMQPSGTQTSSFDQFFYNLDDHLKDSMFFV from the exons ATGGATCATCAAACTAACTACAATCGCGGTGGTTATCGTGGTGGTCGGAACACCGGAACTGGTGGTTACCGTGGAGGCCGAAACACCCGATCTGGTGGTTATCGCGGTTCTACACCGCCACAGGAtggtggtgctgctgctggtggtgGTAGGGGTTATCTCCCGCAGCAACAGTATAGTAATAATCAACCGCCGGAACAGTATGGTGGTGGTAGAGGTTACGGTGGAGGCCGCGACGGTGGTGGTGGTAGAGGCTACGGTGGAGGCCGCGACGGTGGTGGTGGTAGAGGCAACGGCGGAGGCCGCGACGGTGGTGGTGGTAGAGGCTACGGCGGAGGCCGCGACGGTGGTGGTGGTAGAGGCAACGGCGGAGGCCGCGACGGTGGTGGTGGTAGAGGTTACGGCGGAGGACGCGACGGTCGTGATGGTAGAGGCAACGGTGGAGGCCGCGACGGTGGTGGTGGTAGAGGTTACGGTGGAGGTCGCGACGGTGGTCGAAATGGTGGTCAACCGTCGTACCGAACGCCGTACGTTGGACAAAATGTGGATGGTGTATCGGATCGGGTGCCCGATTGGAGGACAGTGAGTTGTGGTGGATTTGGTGAAACTCAAGGTCAAAGTCAACGAGTTGACTCTACGTCTCATGTTCTCACTCAACTTACTGACTCAGTAACTG ATCTTAGCATTCAGGAAGTTGGACCGAATGTGCCAATCAAGCGTCCGGACCATGGTACAGTTGCGGTGCGCTCCGTGAAGCTTCTTGTTAATCATTTTCCAGTCAAGTTTGATCCATCCAACAGTATATTACGTTATGATGTGGACATCAAACTAGAGGCTTCATCGTCGGCCACCCGCTCAGTAAAAAAAACAATCTCAAAATCTGACCAACGACTGATTCAAGATAAGCTATGTTCTCTATACCCCGATCAGTTCCCGTTACTTCAAACTGCCTATGATGGCGAAAAGAATATCTTCAGTGCGGTATCGTTGAAACCCGGAACGTACACTGTTGAATTATTCGGGCGGTCTTATTCGTGCACCATCAAGTACGGTAACGAGTTGAACTTGTCAAAGCTACAAGAGTTTATTAGCAGAAACGCAACACAGCTCCCTCGTGAAGTTCTACAAGCTTTAGATGTAGTCACAAAGGCGGTTCTTTTTCGAGAAAAGGTTTCCGTTGGGAGAGGAATGTACCCTCGTGTTCATCTAAGGGAAGACGACCTTCGTTGTGGTGTCGCGGGGTACCGCGGTTTTCAGCAGAGTTTAAAAGTTACCGCAAATGGGTTAGTAATGTGTTTGGACTATTCTGCAGTACCTTTTCGCAAAAGGATGCCTGTTATTGATTTTCTCAAGGAGTGCATATGGGAGATTAAAGATGTTAATGATATTGCAAAGTTTGGGAATGAAGTTATTATGGCTTTGAGAGGATTAAGGGTGAGTGTGACTCATCGTCGTACGAATCAAAAGTACATTGTTTCGGGATTGACCGAAAAACTGACGAAGGATATTTCTTTTGATTTGGAAGATCCCGAAGGGAAGGAAAAACCAAAAGTTGTGATGCTTACGAAGTACtttaaagaaaagtgggaaaaagAAATTGTGTACAAGTATATTCCTTGTTTAAAGTTAGGAAATAGTAAGAAACCAAGCTATGTTCCAATGGAATTTTGTATATTGGCCGAGGATAAGCGGTATCCTAAGGAGGATTTGGGTAAGGAAGCTGCTAGGAAACTAAAAGAGTTGTCTCTTCTCGCACCTGATAATCGGAGGAGAGAGATAGGCAGAATGGTTCGTGAAGAGTATGAAACCGGTAGTCCGGG TTCTCAGGTGATTCAGAATTTTGAAATCAGTGTTGGTATGGATATGACTGAAGTGGACGGGCGTGTGTTGGCACCGCCAAAACTGAAGCTTGGTAGTTTAAGCGGTAAAACGAACATTGTAACGGTGGACAAATATAAGTGTCATTACAACCTTATGAAAGGGAAAACTTTTGTTACTGGTAAAGCGGCTGAAAGGTGGGCACTGATAGATTTCAGCCAAGGTGATCGTCGGAACTGGCTAGATGTCGACTCGTTCATCCAAAAATTGATGAACCGATGCGCAAGTATTGGTGTACCGATGAAAAACCCTCTTATGGTACATCAGACCGATATGAGAGAGCTCTCTAATAGCGATACCATTCGTGATCTTTTTGAATGGGTTGTGAATGAGTGTAGGAAAAAAGCTGAAGGTCAACTTCAATTGGTTGTTTGTGTGATGGCTTACAAACACGATGGATACAAGAATCTCAAATGGGTAACCGAGACCGAAATTGGTGTGCTGACTCAATGTTGCTTATTTCAAAATGCTAATAACGCGAGCGATCAGTTTCTTGCTAATTTGGCTATGAAGATCAATGCAAAGTTAGGAGGTAGCAATGTGGAGCTCAATGAACGATTTCCTCATTTTAAAGTTGAAGATCGTGTGATGTTCATTGGAGCTGATGTCAATAACCCGGCTGCATCAAACAAGTTATCCCCATCTGTGGCGGCTGTAGTTGGCTCAGTGAATTGGCCTTCCGCAACCCGCTATGCTGCTCGTGTGTCTCCACAAAGCCACCGAAAAGAAGAAATAGTTAACTTCGGGAACTTGTGCTTGAACCTGATTAACACTTATGCTAAAATGAACGGGGGAGTGAAACCGAACAAAATTGTCGTGTTTCGTGATGGTGTGAGTGACGCGCAATTCGATATGGTTCTCAACAAAGAGATGGTTGATATGAAAAAAGCTATTTACACCGAAACCTATCGTCCGTTTGTAACTTTTGTTGTGGCTCAAAAACGTCACACAACTCGTTTGTTTCCGAATAACGATGCGGATTCTGGAAACGTGCCTCCGGGAACTGTTGTGGACACCACAATTGTTCATCCCGTTGAGTTTGACTTCTACCTTTGTAGTCATTTTGGAGGTATTGGAACGAGTAAGCCAACACACTACTCTGTGATATGGGATGAGAATCACTTTTCGTCCAATGAGATGCAGGAACTGATCTACCACTTGTGCTATATCTTTGCACGTTGCACGAAACCCGTGTCCTTGGTCCCACCAGTGTACTATGCTGATCTTGTGGCTTATAGGGGTCGGATGTTTCAAGAGGTGGTGATGGAAATGCAGCCTTCGGGTACTCAAACCTCTTCATTTGATCAGTTCTTTTACAATCTTGACGATCATCTCAAGGATTCGATGTTTTTTGTTTAA